The genomic stretch GCGTAAGCGTAAGGTTGCAGATCGAGTAAAATTTACGGTAGCTTTTCCAACACGTAAACGTGCAGTGAAGGGGGTAATGCCTTTTGATAGTTACAATCAGATGATATCTCTGTATAACGCCAGACATCAGAAAGCTCAAGATTTAGCTGAGTTTAATCAGCGTTACACCATAGCTGAAGAGAATATTCGCAAGCATGGCGATCAAATTTATTTTTCTCCTGAAGAAAAGAAAGCGATAGAAGAGGCAAAAGCTTTAGCTAGTTTCGATCTGCGTCTTAATCAAATTGGAGAAGAGGTAGCTATTGTTATTGATGAAAGTGAGTTTGCAGAATTTGATCAGCAGCTAGGTTTAGACTCATTTTCTAGCAATCCAGATATTGAAACAGATGATGAGTTTATTGATGAATCTGATGATTCAAGCGATAATCAAACTGTTCAGTTTACAGAATCGGAACTTAAAGCAATCGGTCTTCCAGCAATTCGGAAGCAGTTTAATATTACTGCTCGTAGCTATAATGAAGCATTTACAAAATTAAGTTTGCAGGGTGTTACTATTCTTAAAAAATAACTTACCTATTGTTAAAATATTTTCATTTTGACTTTTTAAATTGGGAATTTATTGCTTTTCCATTCCTTCTATATCTGGATCAAAGTTAGATGGAAACCTTGTCTCACTGCAATATTTAGCGCCCTTCAATTTAGTGTCTTTCAAAATGGCATTCCTCAGATCTGATCCATAGAAAATAGCTCCCTCTAAATCTGCTCCACTAAAATCCACACCCTCAAGATTTGTGTTGCCAAAATTAGCTTCCCTTAGATTTATACCCCTGAAATTTGCATTAACTAAATTAGCTCTTACAAATAAGCTCCTGCTAAGGTCTAAAGTTTCACCACTTACATCATATCTATAATTGCGTTGACCGATTGCAGTTATTGCCTCTTGAATAGTAAGACGAACTTTTGGATAACCCTGCGAATTGCTAGAGTCCTGTGGAGCGTATTCAAGAGGTTTTCCCCTAATGAAGGACGCTAAAACTTTCATTACTAGAAAATGATATTCAGGAGAATCACTCGCGATTTTTGACAAGGTATAGATACCCGACATTACAACAGTTATATTATTGTTTGTTACTAACTGTTCAACAGCTTTAGAAAACCGTTCAGTAATAAAGCGTGATTCTGCTATTTCGATATCTTTTTTAGATTTTTTTGCATCTAATTCAATTTTTCTTTCTGCAAGCTTCAAATTCTTATAAGCCACCCTGAAATTTAGAAATAGAACGATTCCTCCTACAATTGTTGCTAACGTTCCGACGGGAGCATCTCACTTAGGCAGTAAGTATAACTACTTAGGGAAGCAAGGGTGAGATAATAGAAAAAATCGCCACTCCCAAGCCAATGACACCCGAAGATCAACAAAAGTTAGAAGAATACAGTCAAGGAATTGCCGCCATATTGTATCGCAATGCAGAAGCAAAGAATGTTGAGCAGCTAAAAACATTGGAAGGGATAGAACTAGCAGTGCGAGAGCAACTGTTAGAAAATGTTAGCCCGAAAATCGGTATTTTTTTGTCGAGACAAGCAGTGGAACAAA from Pseudanabaena sp. Chao 1811 encodes the following:
- a CDS encoding pentapeptide repeat-containing protein; translation: MKLAERKIELDAKKSKKDIEIAESRFITERFSKAVEQLVTNNNITVVMSGIYTLSKIASDSPEYHFLVMKVLASFIRGKPLEYAPQDSSNSQGYPKVRLTIQEAITAIGQRNYRYDVSGETLDLSRSLFVRANLVNANFRGINLREANFGNTNLEGVDFSGADLEGAIFYGSDLRNAILKDTKLKGAKYCSETRFPSNFDPDIEGMEKQ